One stretch of Thermococcus sp. DNA includes these proteins:
- a CDS encoding DUF257 family protein — MRELWDSLQLGEIVLVERMDLKDQYFGLHQLMSWGRSKGYTVLIVDVVDSFHILTSKARLAGLDCECFDTTDVIKVGGRVKRGNVIAWISDLTEPVILIGKFKEAYERFLKENSPVLTIALGVEKLFVTSDVLPKSVHLALSLLSEYVGNRDRLTVHLIKAPLLGEEHRYLLNLIEDIATTIIRVSSHGRIGEFKVVKSIKRDAEGLTIRA, encoded by the coding sequence ATGAGAGAGCTCTGGGATTCACTTCAACTGGGGGAGATAGTCCTCGTGGAGAGAATGGATTTGAAAGACCAGTACTTTGGACTCCACCAGCTTATGAGCTGGGGCCGTTCGAAGGGTTATACCGTGCTCATAGTTGACGTCGTCGATTCATTCCACATACTTACTTCAAAGGCAAGGCTCGCCGGTCTGGACTGTGAGTGTTTTGACACAACCGATGTGATAAAAGTAGGAGGACGTGTAAAAAGGGGAAACGTTATAGCCTGGATAAGCGACTTGACCGAGCCCGTCATTTTAATTGGGAAGTTCAAGGAGGCGTATGAGAGATTCCTAAAGGAGAACTCGCCGGTTTTAACCATTGCCCTGGGAGTGGAGAAGCTCTTTGTAACATCGGACGTACTACCTAAGAGCGTTCATTTGGCGCTCAGTCTGCTCTCAGAGTACGTTGGCAACAGGGATAGACTTACAGTACATCTCATAAAAGCACCCCTCCTCGGAGAAGAACACAGGTACCTCCTCAACCTTATCGAGGACATCGCGACAACAATCATAAGGGTATCCTCCCACGGAAGAATAGGAGAGTTTAAGGTCGTCAAGTCAATAAAAAGGGACGCAGAGGGCCTTACAATCCGAGCCTAG